From Nevskiales bacterium, a single genomic window includes:
- a CDS encoding AsmA family protein, whose protein sequence is MKIIVKIVLGLLGLLLVSGIALAVFLPLYFDPNDYKAEIAQKVKAQTGREFTLKGDIRLSVFPWLGMQIGEASLGNAPGFGAEPFAAVRAAELRVKLLPLLRREIQIGTVVLDGLALRLQKNAVGQNNWDDIGPQKKPDEPSPAQDKPSEFKLESLEVAALEIRDSTVLWSDAQSGDRYELRKFDFSTGKLRSAEPFLLRSEFELTAGKPAVSSRVALEGKVNADLERKTYRIDDFELKAEVAGEKLPGGKQPLSLTGAVDLDLKNQKLSIKDLVLEAFTLKVTGQANGSQILDKPAFSGQIKAADINPRAVLKALGKEEPKTADGKVLTRASFESGFTATGERADLSPIRIKLDDSSLEGRLSVANYSKPAIGFDLKVDEIDMDRYLAPPDEKDGAGGGGGKAEEGEVGVDAIKDLNLNGSLNVGKLKVKNLRFENANLSLRAQDGVMVIEPLSAGFYQGRINLSGRLDARGSRPAYALNAQTSGIRIEPMLTDLTGKAKVSGTATLNLDISTAGARSSEFKRALNGTLSFRLLDGEIKGFNLGHKLRQAQAMRKGERLADDAPQTTDFAEISGTLNIVNGVLRNNDLDGKSPAFRVNGEGSANLVNETIDYLAKVFVVKTSKGQGGEALADLEGVSIPVRLTGNLYAPDWKIDLGSALKEKAEEKLEQEKEKAKQKLLDKLGIGGSSSRQPAPDAGGATATEPSGAPAQSTEPAPAPEEKSDKERLKEEALRRLLD, encoded by the coding sequence ATGAAAATCATCGTAAAAATCGTTCTTGGCCTGCTCGGTCTGCTGCTCGTATCCGGCATTGCGCTGGCCGTGTTCCTGCCGCTGTACTTCGATCCCAACGATTACAAGGCCGAGATCGCGCAGAAGGTCAAGGCGCAGACCGGCCGCGAGTTCACGCTCAAGGGCGACATCCGCCTGAGCGTGTTCCCGTGGCTGGGCATGCAGATCGGCGAGGCCAGCCTCGGCAATGCGCCGGGCTTCGGCGCCGAGCCCTTCGCCGCGGTGCGCGCGGCCGAGCTGCGCGTCAAGCTGCTGCCGCTGCTGCGGCGCGAGATCCAGATCGGCACCGTGGTGCTGGACGGTTTGGCACTGCGCCTGCAGAAGAACGCGGTCGGCCAGAACAACTGGGACGACATCGGCCCGCAGAAAAAACCCGACGAGCCAAGCCCCGCCCAGGACAAGCCGAGCGAGTTCAAGCTCGAGTCGCTGGAGGTGGCGGCGCTGGAGATCAGGGACTCCACCGTGCTGTGGAGCGACGCGCAGTCCGGCGACCGCTACGAGCTGCGCAAGTTCGACTTCAGCACCGGCAAACTGCGCTCGGCCGAGCCCTTCCTGCTCAGGAGCGAGTTCGAGTTGACGGCCGGCAAACCGGCCGTCAGCAGCCGGGTGGCGCTGGAGGGCAAGGTCAATGCCGACCTCGAGCGGAAAACCTATCGCATCGACGATTTCGAGCTGAAGGCCGAGGTGGCCGGCGAGAAGCTGCCTGGCGGCAAGCAGCCGCTGTCGCTGACCGGCGCGGTAGATCTCGACCTCAAGAACCAGAAGCTGTCGATCAAGGATCTCGTGCTAGAGGCCTTCACGCTCAAGGTCACCGGCCAGGCGAACGGCAGCCAGATCCTGGACAAGCCTGCGTTCAGCGGCCAGATCAAGGCCGCCGACATCAACCCGCGCGCGGTGCTGAAGGCCCTGGGCAAGGAGGAGCCCAAGACCGCGGACGGCAAGGTGCTGACCCGCGCCAGTTTCGAGTCGGGCTTCACGGCGACCGGCGAGCGCGCCGACCTGAGCCCGATCCGCATCAAGCTGGATGACAGCAGTCTCGAGGGCCGTCTGTCGGTGGCCAACTACAGCAAGCCCGCGATCGGCTTCGACCTCAAGGTGGACGAGATCGACATGGACCGTTATCTCGCCCCGCCCGACGAGAAGGATGGCGCGGGCGGCGGTGGCGGCAAGGCAGAAGAGGGCGAGGTCGGCGTGGACGCGATCAAGGACCTCAACCTCAACGGCTCGCTGAACGTCGGCAAGCTCAAAGTGAAGAACCTGCGCTTCGAGAACGCCAACCTCAGCCTGCGCGCGCAGGACGGCGTGATGGTGATCGAGCCGCTCAGCGCCGGCTTCTACCAGGGGCGCATCAACCTGTCCGGGCGCCTGGATGCGCGCGGCAGCCGCCCGGCCTACGCACTCAACGCGCAGACCAGCGGCATCCGCATCGAGCCGATGCTCACCGATCTGACCGGCAAGGCCAAGGTCAGCGGCACCGCCACCCTGAACCTCGACATCAGCACCGCCGGCGCCCGGTCGAGCGAGTTCAAGCGCGCGCTCAACGGAACCCTGAGCTTCCGGCTGCTGGATGGCGAGATCAAGGGCTTCAACCTCGGCCACAAGCTGCGGCAGGCCCAGGCCATGCGCAAGGGCGAGCGCCTGGCCGACGACGCGCCGCAGACCACCGACTTCGCCGAGATCAGCGGCACGCTCAACATCGTCAACGGCGTGTTGCGCAACAACGACCTGGACGGCAAGAGCCCGGCCTTTCGTGTCAATGGCGAGGGCTCGGCCAATCTGGTCAACGAAACCATCGACTACCTGGCCAAGGTGTTCGTGGTCAAGACCAGCAAGGGACAGGGCGGCGAGGCGCTGGCGGACCTGGAGGGTGTATCCATTCCCGTGCGGCTGACCGGCAACCTGTACGCACCGGACTGGAAGATCGACCTGGGCAGCGCGCTCAAGGAAAAGGCGGAAGAAAAACTCGAGCAAGAGAAAGAGAAGGCCAAGCAGAAGCTGCTGGACAAACTGGGCATCGGCGGCTCGTCATCCCGCCAGCCCGCGCCCGACGCCGGCGGCGCGACCGCGACCGAGCCGTCCGGCGCCCCTGCGCAGAGCACCGAGCCCGCGCCCGCGCCGGAAGAAAAGTCGGACAAGGAGCGGCTGAAGGAAGAAGCCCTGCGCCGTCTGCTCGACTGA